A stretch of DNA from Methylomicrobium lacus LW14:
ACAAGCGCCGGCCGTAAAAGACCAGGATCAGAAATCCCAGCAGCGGAATGATCGGTACCCAGCCCAGCAAGTCAAACACGGTCGTCTCCTAGCCTTGCATCTGATTGATCGAATCGGCGTCCAACGTTTTGAAGCGGTGGAAAATCTGCAGCGCCAAGCCGAGGCCGATACCCACTTCCGCCGCGGCCAGCGTCAATACCAGCAAAAATAGGATTTGCCCGTCCGCCTGTCCCCAGCGCGACCCCGCCACGATAAACGCGAGTCCGGCCGCATTCAGCATCACTTCGAGGGACATCAGGATCATGATCAGATTGCGACGCGCCAATACGCCGATCAAGCCGAGCACAAACAGCAGACCGGACAGCAGCAGCCCCATTTCGGCAGGAATCACGCTCATGGTTCGCTCCGGGGTTTTGCCATTTTCAGTATCGGTTTGCCGAGATGATAAGCCCCGACCAGACCGGTCAGCAGCAGGATCGAGGCCAGTTCAACCGCGATCAGATAAGGTCCGTATAACGCCATACCGACCTGACTGGCACTGACTACATGGCCGGTTTCGGCGCTGCCGCCCTGGACGATGACCACAAGCATTTCGGTGAATAGGATCAGGGCCAACAGCGACGGGCCTAACCACGTCCCTGGCTCAAGCCAGGCGCGTTCCTGGGCTATCGTTTTGTGCCCTTGATTCAGCATCATGATCACGAAAACGAAAAGTACCATGATCGCGCCTGCGTAAATGATCACTTCCAGCACGGCGGCAAAATAGGCGCCTAACAAAAAGAAAATCACGCCGACGGCCAGCAGCGACAGAATCAGGTACAACAGGCCATGAACCGCATTGAGCCGCGTAATCATCATGATCGTCGCGAAAACCGCGACCGCGGACGTGACATAAAACAGGATCAACGTCATCATGCTCTCCTTCAAGGCAGCAGGGTTTTTACATCAACAGGCGGAGATTCGTTTTCGGCCTGACCCTTGGCTTTGCCAAAGATCGTCATGCCGGCGACCCGGTAAAAATTGTAATCGTGATATTTTCCGGTACCGTCGATCAACAGATGCTGTTTCTCGTAAACCATGTTCTGCCGGTCGTATTCGCACATCTCGAAATCCGGCGTCAATTGGATCGCAAAGGTCGGGCAGGCTTCCTCGCAAAATCCGCAGAGTATGCAGCGGGAAAAATTGATCCGGAAAAATTCGGGATACCAGCGGCCATTCTCGTCTTCGGTTTTCTGCAACGCAATACAATCGACCGGGCAGACGACCGCGCAAAGGTTGCAGGCTACGCAGCGCTCTTCGCCGTCCGGGTCGCGGGTCAGTATAATGCGTCCCCGATAACGTGGGGACAAAGCCGGTTTCTGTTCAGGGTATTCGACCGTATCCGCCTTGACGAACGAATGCTTCAATACTTCCCACAATGATCGCAATTGACTCAGCATTGTCTTTTCCTGGTTTCGATACATTAACCCGGCGACGCCAGCACTACCGCGCCGGTCACCAGCAGGTTCAAAAGTCCCGCCGGCAAGAGAATTTTCCAGCCAAAGGCCATCAGCTGATCGTAGCGCGGGCGCGGCAGCGCGCCGCGGATCAGAATAAAAAACAACACGCCGATGCCGGTTTTCAGACAAAACCAGACTAAAGGGGGTAGCCATGGCCCCAGCCAGCCGCCGAAAAAAAGCGTGACGATGATCGCCGAACTCAAGATGATCGCGACATACTCGCCGACGAAAAACATGCCGAATTTCATGCCGGAGTACTCGGTATGAAAGCCCGCCACCAGTTCCTGTTCGGCTTCGGGCAGGTCGAGAGGTGCGCGTCGGCTCTCGGCGATGACCGCAATCAGGAAGATGACGAAGCCGATAAATTGCGGCACGACAAACCAGACGCCACGCTGAGCCTCGACGATCTCTCGCAAATTGAATGTACCGGAAAGCATCACCACGCCCATGATCGAAATGCCCATGAAGACTTCGTAGCTGACGGTCTGCGCCGCGGCGCGCAGGCCGCCGAGCAGCGAATATTTGTTATTGGATGCGTAGCCGGCCAGTACGATGCTGTAGACCGACAGCGAGGACAAGGCCAGGAAATAAAGCAGCCCGAAATTGAAGTCGATGATGCCAATGCCCGGCGCAAAAGGAATCACCGCGAATCCGAGCAGCATGGCGATGAACACGATGGCGGGCGCGAGCACAAATACCCCTTTGTCCGCAAAAGGCGGAATCCAGTCCTCCTTGAAAAACATCTTGATCATATCCGCGGCCACCTGCATCAGACCCAACGGTCCGACCCGATTGGGCCCGAGTCTGTCCTGCCAGATCGCCAGAAGACGCCGCTCCACCCAGATCAGCATCGCCGCGACAAAAATCACCGAGGCCAGAATGCCGACGATATCGCTTGCTTGACCGAGTTCAGCGTTCATCAGCGAATCTCCGTATCGGGCGATTGTTCGGGCTCCGCTTTTTTCAGCACAACCCGGGCGCCATTTTTTAAGAGGAGACATTGCGGCAGACCGGCCGTGACGCCGAGCATGGCGGGAGGCAAGGTAAGCTCGATTCGCACAAGACTTCTCACTAAGAGAAATCCCTTTGGGTCGAAAATTTCGACTGGCTCGCTGCCGCAGACGCCCAAGGTTTCGGCATCCTCGGGATTGATTAAAACGCAAAAAGCGGGAAGCCGTTCAACAATCGGTTGTGAATGCAGGCTGAGCTCTTCGCTGCCGAAAATGTTCGGCAGAAGGATGACTCGCCAAAGCCCAGGTTCCTGTTTTGAAGGCAATGGAATTTCCTTAAACCAGGGCAGCGTTCCCGAGGCTTCAATCAAGCGGATGCCGGCATCGCCGCCGCGCAGAGGACCGCCGATTTGATCCTGGAACTTATTGACCGACTGATTGGAATTCCAGCCCGGCGCCCAAACCACCGGCAATAAAGCCGGCTGAACATGAACCGTGTCGCCTTCCATCGAAAAAGCGAACGCCGTTTCCGTGTCCTGCGGTTGGCCGAGTTCGCTGACCTTGATGTCGGCATGCATCGCGGTGCGCCCGCTGTAGCGGTGCGGTTGCCGCGGGATTTTAGCGCCGATGGGTTGGGCATTTCCAAGCGGCGCGAGGCGGTCTAACCAGGCAAGAGCCGGAA
This window harbors:
- the nuoK gene encoding NADH-quinone oxidoreductase subunit NuoK is translated as MSVIPAEMGLLLSGLLFVLGLIGVLARRNLIMILMSLEVMLNAAGLAFIVAGSRWGQADGQILFLLVLTLAAAEVGIGLGLALQIFHRFKTLDADSINQMQG
- the nuoJ gene encoding NADH-quinone oxidoreductase subunit J, which gives rise to MMTLILFYVTSAVAVFATIMMITRLNAVHGLLYLILSLLAVGVIFFLLGAYFAAVLEVIIYAGAIMVLFVFVIMMLNQGHKTIAQERAWLEPGTWLGPSLLALILFTEMLVVIVQGGSAETGHVVSASQVGMALYGPYLIAVELASILLLTGLVGAYHLGKPILKMAKPRSEP
- the nuoI gene encoding NADH-quinone oxidoreductase subunit NuoI, which translates into the protein MLSQLRSLWEVLKHSFVKADTVEYPEQKPALSPRYRGRIILTRDPDGEERCVACNLCAVVCPVDCIALQKTEDENGRWYPEFFRINFSRCILCGFCEEACPTFAIQLTPDFEMCEYDRQNMVYEKQHLLIDGTGKYHDYNFYRVAGMTIFGKAKGQAENESPPVDVKTLLP
- the nuoH gene encoding NADH-quinone oxidoreductase subunit NuoH, yielding MNAELGQASDIVGILASVIFVAAMLIWVERRLLAIWQDRLGPNRVGPLGLMQVAADMIKMFFKEDWIPPFADKGVFVLAPAIVFIAMLLGFAVIPFAPGIGIIDFNFGLLYFLALSSLSVYSIVLAGYASNNKYSLLGGLRAAAQTVSYEVFMGISIMGVVMLSGTFNLREIVEAQRGVWFVVPQFIGFVIFLIAVIAESRRAPLDLPEAEQELVAGFHTEYSGMKFGMFFVGEYVAIILSSAIIVTLFFGGWLGPWLPPLVWFCLKTGIGVLFFILIRGALPRPRYDQLMAFGWKILLPAGLLNLLVTGAVVLASPG